In Candidatus Epulonipiscium viviparus, one DNA window encodes the following:
- a CDS encoding alpha-glucoside-specific PTS transporter subunit IIBC, protein MALPIGLAKKQQARCCMEAFVLYATFQYFLNAILTHWGSTFGVDFSAAVGGSSGLTTIAGIKTLDMGMIGALLISGIVVFIHNKFFDVKLPDWLGIFNGAAFIVIIGFFILLPVALVAAFIWPTIQHGMVIFQNFIAGTGYVGVWVFVFLERLLIPFGLHHLLAFPFYYDSAVIAGGVKAAWIAMLPELAASTEPLKDLAPFAWPQLLGLSKVFGCTGIALALYKTAKPEKKTKVAGLLIPITLTAVLAGITEPIEFTFLFIAPLLFVVHAILAATLATVANMFGVVGYLSGGLIETAATNFIPLMKNHWPTYLTLLIIGLIFVAIYYFVFTFLILKFDFKTPGREDDDDIVFKTKAEYREKQSNGKAAIITDSDMALQFLEGLGGKDNITDVTNCVTRLRVNVKDGALVQSDAYFRAAGAHGLVHKDKSIQVIVGLNVTAVRDEFEQLL, encoded by the coding sequence ATTGCATTACCAATAGGCTTAGCCAAAAAACAGCAGGCACGATGCTGTATGGAAGCTTTTGTGCTTTATGCCACATTCCAATATTTTTTAAATGCTATTTTAACTCACTGGGGATCGACGTTTGGGGTTGATTTTTCTGCAGCAGTGGGGGGCTCTAGCGGTTTAACAACTATTGCGGGCATCAAAACATTGGATATGGGGATGATTGGTGCTCTACTTATTTCTGGCATCGTGGTATTTATACATAATAAATTTTTTGATGTAAAATTACCTGATTGGTTGGGGATTTTTAATGGCGCAGCCTTTATTGTAATCATAGGATTTTTCATATTGCTTCCGGTTGCCCTAGTGGCTGCGTTTATTTGGCCCACTATTCAGCATGGAATGGTAATATTTCAAAATTTTATTGCCGGAACTGGATATGTTGGTGTTTGGGTATTTGTGTTCTTAGAGCGTCTATTGATACCTTTTGGATTGCACCATTTGTTGGCGTTTCCCTTTTATTATGACTCCGCAGTTATTGCAGGAGGTGTTAAAGCAGCTTGGATTGCTATGTTACCAGAATTGGCTGCGAGTACCGAACCATTAAAAGATTTAGCCCCATTTGCGTGGCCACAACTTTTAGGCTTGTCGAAAGTATTTGGTTGCACAGGTATTGCATTAGCGCTATATAAAACTGCCAAACCCGAAAAGAAAACCAAGGTTGCAGGTCTATTAATCCCCATCACTCTAACTGCAGTATTAGCTGGAATTACAGAGCCAATCGAATTCACTTTCTTATTCATTGCGCCTCTATTATTTGTAGTTCACGCAATTTTGGCGGCAACCCTAGCCACTGTTGCTAACATGTTTGGCGTTGTTGGATATTTATCAGGTGGCTTAATTGAAACAGCTGCGACAAATTTTATCCCCTTAATGAAAAATCATTGGCCAACGTATCTAACCTTACTTATCATAGGATTAATTTTTGTAGCAATCTACTATTTTGTATTCACATTTTTAATATTGAAGTTTGATTTTAAAACTCCGGGCCGTGAAGATGACGACGATATTGTGTTTAAAACTAAAGCAGAATATAGAGAAAAGCAATCTAACGGAAAAGCTGCAATCATTACGGATTCAGATATGGCTCTTCAATTTTTGGAGGGGTTGGGTGGTAAGGATAATATTACAGATGTAACTAATTGCGTAACGCGGCTGCGAGTCAATGTTAAAGACGGTGCGCTCGTACAAAGCGATGCCTATTTTAGAGCTGCAGGTGCGCATGGATTGGTTCATAAAGATAAGAGTATTCAGGTAATTGTTGGTTTAAATGTTACAGCTGTGCGAGATGAATTTGAACAATTGCTATAA